The following proteins are co-located in the Saccharomycodes ludwigii strain NBRC 1722 chromosome V, whole genome shotgun sequence genome:
- the PIK1 gene encoding 1-phosphatidylinositol 4-kinase (similar to Saccharomyces cerevisiae YNL267W | PIK1 | Phosphatidyl Inositol Kinase), whose protein sequence is MSTTESTKEQGSQRHGIPISASTPVLSTLVEKDGSPFDISVYKDNTKKGLNFKKNTRGQQNNQLLFKFINSSHFSLYTNIEYLIQYSDNIGIHYYLCQKLLTFPHYELQFYIPQLVQILLTIETESMALEHLILKLSNENPHFALLTFWQLQALLGDLSADPKSFGFEVARRTLNKLQHLLLDFSKNDYSDILEPKKLRENTYPAMLLSSMLGLSIGLPQLSEYAKPLIVSQGAREKSYVFTVAKNALRKLNKNLTMKNTKLNSANTKSNTTKIILQDGVVTKDDLEFKKPLVKSPLKNAASFEMVDIIGTRLFDQTISSAIKLPKRRDTMKNTKNDKLFVHRKENSNDSGTNASNTTKSGDILLSEDPRYVNSMPNLLEHNRSSTSVSTFNSADELRSTKSSQDIKSKPKLQKMPSEPPLFHNRRISSHHGANFINIDPNQISMTKKIKLLKMNYFRCETQFVIALESISQRLSKVPKDARLTALRAELALMNRDLPAEVDIPTLLPPNKKGKLHKLVKIECNEAQVLNSAEKVPFLLLIEYLRDELDFDPSTEANEELLNETPQEGSFIFDLTNIKNDKRTYDEDSTNNKTDKDTKDMSIFVDRKNSFSQMAPSPSSSVSRREIDLGDISMVHIEKQSQSEHFKHELSLVLAENVPVLSSDTRTPELHFISNIDDLNKISNGNSGGNGSNLNLNAGSLDDLATQMRISAVMLAQLDKSPYKLQDSANQIRKKIIESMQEVQDRFGFKDFESITNGAGERRLENDLKTGGLLSSKPDVSYLGEDWNAKKERIRKTSKFGHMDNWDLCSVIAKSGDDLRQEAFACQLIQAMANIWQDENVDVWVKKMKILITSPTTGLVETITNSMSVHSIKKSLTKLMIESGELNEKAGEIASLAEHFLRAYGDPKGFKYKRAQDNFASSLAAYSVICYILQIKDRHNGNIMIDNEGHMVHIDFGFMLSNSPGSVGFEAAPFKLTLEYVDILGGLDAEPFKKYVRLVKEAFKALRKHANVIVSMCEIMQKESLQPCFNAGSQTSIQLEQRFYLSMSDEECDKFVGDYLISKSLGSIYTRLYDQFQLITQGIYS, encoded by the coding sequence atgagCACCACTGAAAGCACAAAAGAACAAGGGTCTCAGAGACATGGTATACCCATTTCTGCATCGACACCAGTTTTATCAACACTTGTAGAAAAGGATGGCTCTCCATTTGATATATCTGTTTATAAAGATAACACTAAAAAGGGCTTaaactttaaaaagaatacaCGAGGGCAACAGAACAACCAACtacttttcaaatttatcaatTCTTCTCACTTTTCATTGTACACTaatattgaatatttaattcaatACAGCGATAATATTGGtatacattattatttgtgtCAGAAGTTATTAACTTTCCCCCATTACGAGCTGCAATTTTACATTCCACAGTTAGTTCAAATTTTGTTAACTATAGAAACCGAGTCCATGGCGTTAGAACAtcttatattaaaattgtcCAATGAGAACCCACATTTTGCATTATTAACGTTTTGGCAGTTGCAAGCTTTATTAGGAGATTTGTCTGCTGATCCGAAATCTTTTGGGTTTGAAGTAGCCAGAAGaactttaaataaattgcaACATTTATTACtagatttttcaaaaaatgaTTATTCAGACATTTTGGAACCCAAAAAATTGCGGGAAAACACTTATCCAGCAATGCTTTTAAGCAGTATGCTTGGTCTGAGTATTGGACTACCTCAGCTTAGTGAATATGCTAAACCGCTAATTGTATCCCAAGGTGCTAGAGAAAAGTCATATGTTTTCACAGTTGCTAAAAATGCTTTAAGAAAGTTGAACAAAAACCTGACCATGAAAAACACCAAGTTGAACAGTGCAAATACCAAGAGTAACACCaccaaaattattttacagGATGGTGTTGTCACCAAAGACGATCTCGAATTTAAAAAACCTTTAGTTAAAAGCCCATTGAAAAATGCTGCTTCTTTTGAGATGGTGGAtattattggtactagATTATTTGACCAAACAATTTCAAGTGCTATTAAATTACCTAAACGTAGAGATACAATGAAAAACACCAAGaatgataaattatttgtacATAGGAAAGAAAATTCCAATGATTCTGGTACGAATGCAAGTAATACTACGAAATCCGGGGATATTCTTTTGAGCGAGGATCCCAGATATGTCAATTCCATGCCAAATTTATTGGAGCACAATAGATCTTCTACCTCTGTTAGCACTTTTAATTCCGCAGACGAATTAAGATCGACAAAATCATCACAAGATATTAAGAGCAAAccaaaattacaaaaaatgcCATCGGAGCCTCCTCTTTTCCATAATCGTAGAATAAGCTCTCATCATGGTGCAAACTTCATTAACATTGATCCAAACCAAATTTCCATgactaaaaaaatcaagttgttaaaaatgaacTATTTCCGTTGTGAAACCCAATTTGTTATTGCCTTAGAATCCATATCGCAAAGATTGAGCAAAGTTCCTAAAGATGCCCGCTTAACAGCTTTGAGAGCAGAGTTGGCATTGATGAATCGTGATTTACCTGCAGAAGTTGACATACCAACACTATTGCCGCCCAATAAAAAGGGGAAACTACATAAATTGGTAAAAATTGAATGCAATGAGGCACAAGTTTTGAATAGTGCAGAAAAGGTtccatttttgttattaattgaGTATTTAAGAGATGAATTAGATTTTGATCCATCAACGGAAGCGAATGAAGAGTTATTGAATGAAACCCCACAAGAAggtagttttatttttgatctaaccaatataaaaaatgacaAAAGAACATATGATGAAGATAGTacgaataataaaacagatAAGGATACTAAGGACATGagtatttttgttgatagAAAAAACTCATTTTCCCAAATGGCACCCTCGCCATCTTCGTCAGTTAGTAGAAGGGAAATTGATTTGGGTGATATATCTATGGTTCACATTGAAAAACAGAGTCAGTCTGAACATTTTAAACATGAGTTATCATTGGTATTGGCTGAGAACGTACCCGTACTTTCGTCAGATACCAGAACTCCAGAGTTgcattttatttctaacATTGAtgatttgaataaaatttctAATGGTAATAGTGGTGGGAATGGCAGcaatttgaatttaaatgCTGGTTCTTTAGACGATCTAGCCACGCAGATGAGAATTTCTGCTGTTATGTTGGCTCAATTAGATAAATCGCCATACAAGTTACAGGATTCTGCCAATCAAATCAGgaagaaaattattgaGTCTATGCAAGAGGTTCAGGATAGATTTGGAtttaaagattttgaaAGCATAACAAATGGTGCTGGTGAACGTAGATTAGAAAATGATTTGAAAACAGGTGGTTTGTTAAGTAGCAAGCCAGACGTATCTTATTTAGGTGAGGATTGGAATGCCAAAAAAGAGCGTATCAGGAAAACAAGTAAATTTGGACATATGGACAATTGGGACCTATGCTCTGTCATTGCGAAAAGTGGAGATGATTTAAGACAGGAGGCATTTGCCTGTCAATTAATACAAGCAATGGCCAACATATGGCAAGATGAAAATGTTGATGTCTGGGtcaagaaaatgaagatttTGATCACCAGTCCAACAACTGGTTTGGTTGAAACGATCACCAACTCGATGTCCGTACATTCCATTAAGAAATCCCTAACCAAGCTAATGATTGAGAGTGGAGAATTGAATGAAAAAGCAGGTGAGATTGCGTCACTAGCTGAGCATTTCTTACGAGCTTATGGTGATCCTAAAGGCTTTAAATATAAGAGAGCGCAGGACAATTTTGCTTCCAGTTTGGCTGCGTACTCTGTTATAtgttatattttacaaattaaaGATAGACATAATGGGAACATTATGATCGACAATGAAGGTCATATGGTACATATTGATTTTGGGTTTATGTTATCGAATTCACCGGGGTCAGTTGGGTTTGAAGCCGCGCCATTTAAATTAACTTTAGAATACGTGGATATTCTAGGTGGATTAGATGCAGAACCTTTTAAGAAATATGTCAGGTTAGTCAAAGAAGCATTTAAAGCGCTAAGAAAGCATGCCAATGTAATTGTTTCAATGTGTGAGATTATGCAAAAAGAGTCACTACAACCATGCTTTAATGCAGGTTCTCAAACGAGTATTCAATTAGAACaaagattttatttgaGCATGTCAGATGAAGAATGTGATAAATTTGTAGGagattatttaataagTAAATCCTTAGGAAGTATTTACACTAGATTATATGATCAATTTCAGTTGATTACTCAGGGTATTTATAgttga
- a CDS encoding uncharacterized protein (similar to Saccharomyces cerevisiae YNL268W | LYP1 | LYsine-specific Permease), translated as MQEEYKLESFPSSQYPNSVTYGVGDSEYKEYNADEVLKLENKISEHKDLLISPDEETILGEETGVVKETELKRGLKARQVAMLALGGTIGTGLFISTNGPLQEAGPVNTLIAYLFIGCLVFLVTQSLGEMATLIPVSSSFVVFTQRFCSTALGAAVGYTYAFSWLITLPLEISVVGSLIAFWTDVVPLAAWNIITLVCVVVVNFMPVKIYGEVEFWIALIKVVAIIGFLIFGLVMVCGGSKKQGPIGFRYWRNPGPWGPGIISSNKSEARFLGWVNALISAMFSMQGVETVGVQAGEAANPRKTVPSAIRKVFIRILLFYIGTLFFIGMIVPYNDPRYLDNSTYISSSPFLIAIEDCGIRVLPHIFNAVILTSVCSAANSDLYLASRTMYSLSKMNLLPKCFSKTTKNGIPIYGVALASLFGFLSYLQCGGASAQEAFNWLLDITAVSATFAWVFISISHIRFIKALKFQGISRDDLPFKALFMPYGAYIAAFFFLLIIFIQGFTAFCPWNTSNFFADYISVMLFGICWIGCQLYTMSEFTKTKYFFKVKFHYEPWLVRIQDIDLNSDRRDIDQEVWEEDEKPKNFFQKICDILS; from the coding sequence ATGCAGGAAGAGTATAAATTGGAATCTTTTCCTTCATCACAATATCCTAATAGTGTCACATATGGGGTAGGTGACAGTGAATACAAAGAATACAATGCAGATGAAGTTcttaaattggaaaataaaatatcagaACATAAAGATTTACTGATATCGCCTGATGAAGAAACTATATTGGGTGAAGAAACTGGAGTTGTAAAGGAGACTGAATTGAAAAGAGGTTTGAAGGCCAGGCAAGTGGCCATGTTAGCCTTGGGTGGTACAATCGGAACtggtttatttatttcaacAAATGGTCCATTGCAAGAGGCAGGTCCAGTAAACACTCTTATAGCCTATTTGTTTATTGGTTGTCTAGTCTTTTTGGTTACCCAAAGTTTGGGTGAAATGGCTACTTTGATCCCTGTGTCGTCaagttttgttgttttcacACAAAGATTCTGTTCCACTGCTTTGGGAGCTGCAGTTGGCTACACATATGCTTTTTCTTGGTTAATTACACTTCCTTTGGAAATTTCCGTTGTTGGTTCCCTTATTGCTTTTTGGACAGATGTAGTTCCATTGGCTGCCTGGAATATCATAACGTTAGTGTGCGTTGTGgttgttaattttatgCCAGTTAAAATTTATGGGGAAGTGGAGTTTTGGATTGCTTTAATCAAAGTTGTGGCTATTATTGGGTTTTTGATCTTTGGGCTAGTGATGGTTTGTGGTGGTAGCAAAAAACAGGGACCAATTGGGTTCAGATATTGGAGAAATCCTGGACCCTGGGGACCTGGTATAATTTCCAGTAATAAAAGTGAAGCCAGATTTTTAGGATGGGTAAATGCATTAATCAGTGCAATGTTTAGTATGCAAGGTGTCGAAACAGTTGGTGTTCAAGCTGGTGAAGCTGCTAACCCAAGGAAAACCGTTCCCAGTGCCAttagaaaagtttttattagaattttattattttatattggtactttattttttattggtatGATTGTTCCATATAATGACCCACGTTATTTGGATAACTCAACGTATATTTCCTCATCGCCTTTTTTGATTGCAATTGAAGATTGTGGTATCAGGGTTTTGCCACACATTTTCAATGCTGTTATTTTAACAAGTGTGTGTTCGGCAGCCAACAGTGACTTGTATTTGGCTTCGAGAACAATGTACTCTTTAAGTAAAATGAATCTATTACCAAAGTGTTTTAGTAAGACTACGAAAAATGGTATTCCTATTTACGGTGTTGCTTTGGCAAGTCTATTTGGATTTTTGTCCTATTTGCAGTGTGGTGGTGCTTCAGCTCAAGAGGCTTTTAACTGGCTTTTGGATATTACAGCTGTTTCAGCTACCTTTGCATGGGtgtttatttctatttccCACATCAGATTTATTAAAGCTTTGAAGTTTCAAGGTATATCTAGGGACGACTTACCTTTTAAGGCGTTATTCATGCCTTATGGGGCCTATATAGCtgcatttttctttttgttgattatttttatccaaGGGTTTACTGCTTTTTGTCCCTGGAATACTTCCAACTTTTTTGCCGATTATATCTCCGTTATGTTGTTTGGTATTTGTTGGATAGGATGTCAATTGTACACAATGTCTGAATTTACAAAAAccaagtatttttttaaggtCAAGTTTCATTATGAGCCTTGGTTAGTAAGAATTCAAGATATAGATTTAAATAGTGATAGGAGAGATATTGATCAAGAGGTTTGGGAGGAAGATGAAAAAccaaagaatttttttcaaaaaatatgcGATATTTTGAGTTAG
- a CDS encoding uncharacterized protein (similar to Saccharomyces cerevisiae YEL063C | CAN1 | CANavanine resistance (paralog of YNL270C | ALP1)) produces MDIEKINDPVEFEKNAGKVYENKSVEEEIDTLEDRNISIERSGQNLNGNNTIDLCDDNEKQTILIETDDADVKKLKRGLSPRIVAMTSLGGTLGTGIFFSISTPLQTSGPVNTLISYSFVGVLAFFVTQSLGEMATFIPVTSSFIVFVQRFCSKSAGAAVGYMYLSSWAICYALEVSVVGSIINYWTDVVPLAGWNIIAIAVTFAINFMPVRVYGEVEFWIALIKVVAIVGFIIFGLVMVCGGSKKQGPIGFRYWRNPGPWGTGIISSNKNEARFLGWVNALISGVFSMEGVETVGIQAGEAANPRKTVPKAINRVFIRILLFYILTLFFIGMIVPYNDPHYQNTDSSYIAASPFLIAIEDCGIRVLPHIFNVVILTTVLSGANSSLYLSSRIIYGLSQLKLLPAFLTKSTRSGVPVYSVIFAAAFGFLAYLQCGSATSQQTFNWFLNISSCGSSFAWIFINISYIRFAKALKYQGISRDDLPFKAKLMPFGAYFAAFFNTIIVFIQGFTAFCPWNVSNFFAYYISNIIFGIIWVGGTILSMLVFTKTGNYRYSVKFEKKPIFIEIENIDLNTNRRDIDLEVWENDEEKPKTFFGKILSSLT; encoded by the coding sequence ATGgatatagaaaaaataaatgatcCCGtggaatttgaaaaaaatgccGGAAAGGTATATGAAAACAAATCTGTAGAAGAGGAAATAGATACATTAGAAGATAGAAACATATCTATCGAAAGATCTGGCCAAAATTTGAATGGAAACAATACAATAGACCTTTGTGATGACAATGAAAAGCAAACAATTCTAATTGAAACCGATGATGCAGATgtcaaaaaattgaaaagaggATTATCACCCCGTATTGTAGCAATGACATCTTTAGGTGGTACTTTAGGTACgggtatatttttttccatttcaaCTCCCTTACAAACAAGCGGACCTGTTAATACCTTAATTAGTTATAGTTTTGTGGGTGTCTTGGCATTTTTTGTTACACAAAGTCTAGGTGAAATGGCCACTTTTATTCCGGTTACTTCatcttttattgttttcgTTCAAAGATTTTGTTCCAAGTCAGCAGGGGCGGCTGTGGGCTATATGTATTTATCATCTTGGGCAATTTGCTATGCTCTGGAAGTAAGTGTTGTTGGTTCTATTATAAACTATTGGACAGATGTTGTTCCTTTAGCAGGTTGGAATATTATAGCTATTGCCGTTACATTTGCAATTAATTTCATGCCGGTTAGAGTTTACGGAGAAGTGGAGTTTTGGATTGCTTTAATCAAAGTTGTGGCTATTGTCGggtttataatttttgggCTAGTAATGGTTTGTGGTGGTAGCAAAAAACAGGGACCAATCGGGTTCAGGTATTGGAGAAATCCAGGACCTTGGGGTACCGGTATTATTtcaagtaataaaaatgaagcCAGATTTTTAGGATGGGTAAACGCCTTAATTAGCGGTGTTTTTTCAATGGAAGGTGTCGAGACGGTTGGTATTCAAGCTGGTGAAGCTGCCAACCCAAGAAAAACTGTTCCTAAAGCAATTAACAGAGTTTTCATTAGAATTctattgttttatatactcactttattttttattggcATGATAGTCCCTTATAATGATCCCCATTACCAAAATACAGACTCCAGTTATATTGCAGCATctccatttttaattgctATTGAGGATTGCGGGATCAGAGTGTTACCACACATTTTCAATGTCGTCATTTTAACAACTGTGCTCTCTGGAGCAAATTCCTCGTTATACTTATCATCTAGAATTATTTATGGGTTAAGTCAATTAAAGCTATTACCTGCTTTTCTAACTAAATCAACTAGATCGGGTGTTCCAGTTTACAGTGTTATTTTTGCCGCTGCTTTTGGGTTTTTAGCCTATTTACAATGTGGATCCGCTACAAGCCAGCAAACTTTCAACTGGTTTTTGAACATATCATCTTGCGGATCTAGCTTTGCCTggatttttataaatatatcgTATATTAGATTTGCAAAAGCTTTGAAATACCAGGGAATTTCCAGAGATGATTTACCATTTAAGGCAAAGTTGATGCCGTTTGGTGCATATTTTGCTGCATTTTTCAATACAATTATCGTTTTCATACAGGGATTTACTGCTTTTTGTCCTTGGAATGTTTCAAATTTCTTTGCATATTATATAtctaatattatatttggtATTATATGGGTTGGTGGCACTATTTTGTCCATGCTTGTGTTTACCAAAACCGGTAATTATCGATATTCAGTcaagtttgaaaaaaaacctaTATTCATTGAAATTGAGAATATTGATTTGAACACTAACAGGAGAGACATAGATCTTGAAGTTTGGgaaaatgatgaagaaaaacCGAAAACGTTTTTTGGTAAAATATTGTCTTCGTTAACTTGA
- a CDS encoding uncharacterized protein (similar to Saccharomyces cerevisiae YNL268W | LYP1 | LYsine-specific Permease), giving the protein MSMDIEKDNPIHLKMDKSTKIKSYESGNNDIELETFNDNLNNQELNEENITGDYEEAELKRGLKARQVAMLALGGTIGTGLFISISQPLADAGPVNTLISYSFLGSLVYFVTQSLGEMCTFIPVSSSVTVFSQRFLSPAFGFANGWMYFWNWGITYAVEISVVGQIIQYWPRGQIVPLWAWILIFWVLVTSFNFFPVKVYGEIEFWLALIKVITIIGYLIFGLCVVCGASKQGPIGFRYWRNPGPWGPGIISKNKNTARFCGWVSSLVNASFSMQGVETVGVQAGEAANPRKTVPKAINKVFYRIILFYIGSIFFIGLLVPYNDPRLSSTTSYIASSPFVISIQEAGIKGLPSLFNAIVALTTISAANSNVYIGSRVIYSLSMNNCAPKIFKICNKLGTPYYSVIAASLLGLLGFLVVDANSNKAFNWLINISSLSGLIAWFFILLCHIRFMTVLKHRGISRDDLPFKAKLMPFGAYFAAFFIFIIIFIQGFTAFAPKFDVASFFTAYISLMLMGVIWIGAQIYYKCRFLTRIEDIDIDTGRREADDIIWEDEPPKTLWDKFWIIFA; this is encoded by the coding sequence ATGTCTATggatattgaaaaagataatCCGAtccatttaaaaatggaCAAGTCtactaaaattaaaagttacGAGAGTGGTAATAATGACATAGAATTAGAAACTTTCAATGACAATCTTAACAACCAAGAGCTAAATGAAGAGAATATCACCGGTGATTACGAAGAAGCTGAATTGAAAAGGGGATTGAAAGCCAGACAAGTAGCGATGTTAGCATTAGGTGGTACCATTGGAACGGGATTGTTCATTTCGATTTCTCAACCCTTAGCTGATGCTGGTCCGGTAAATACTTTAATTAGTTACTCCTTTTTGGGGAgtttagtttattttgtcACACAAAGCTTGGGTGAAATGTGTACGTTTATCCCAGTATCCTCAAGCGTTACCGTGTTTTCCCAGAGATTTCTAAGTCCCGCCTTTGGGTTCGCTAATGGATGGATGTATTTTTGGAATTGGGGGATCACATATGCAGTAGAAATCTCAGTTGTCGGTCAAATTATCCAATATTGGCCAAGGGGTCAAATAGTTCCTCTCTGGGCTtggattttaattttttgggtGCTTGTCACGagttttaactttttcccCGTCAAAGTTTACGGTGAAATTGAGTTTTGGCTAGCGCTGATTAAAGTTATTACAATTATTGGCTACTTGATTTTTGGGCTATGCGTTGTCTGTGGTGCTTCAAAACAGGGACCAATTGGGTTTCGTTATTGGAGAAATCCAGGTCCTTGGGGCCCAGGtattatttccaaaaacaaaaatactGCAAGATTTTGTGGCTGGGTCTCTTCGTTAGTCAATGCGAGTTTTTCTATGCAAGGTGTTGAAACGGTTGGTGTACAGGCGGGTGAAGCTGCCAATCCAAGAAAAACTGTTCCCAAGGCAATCAACAAAGTTTTCTATAGAATCATTCTGTTCTACATAGGCTCCATCTTCTTCATCGGCCTACTAGTTCCATATAATGACCCACGATTGTCATCTACCACTTCTTATATTGCTTCTTCTCCTTTTGTTATTTCCATCCAAGAAGCTGGCATTAAAGGATTACCAAGTTTATTCAATGCAATTGTTGCTTTGACTACAATTTCAGCGGCAAACAGCAATGTGTATATTGGTTCTAGGGTTATATATTCGTTATCAATGAATAATTGTGCTCcaaaaatctttaaaatcTGTAACAAATTAGGAACACCTTACTATTCCGTAATTGCAGCATCTCTTTTAGGTTTGCTGGGATTTTTAGTTGTTGACGCAAACTCCAACAAGGCGTTTAATTGGTTAATTAACATTAGTAGTTTATCTGGTTTAATTGCAtggttttttattttactttgtCACATTAGATTTATGACGGTTTTAAAACATAGAGGTATTTCTAGAGACGATTTACCATTCAAAGCCAAGTTAATGCCTTTTGGCGCCTATTTTGCagcatttttcattttcattattattttcattcaaGGTTTCACTGCATTTGCTCCCAAATTTGACGttgcttctttttttactgCTTATATTTCGTTAATGTTAATGGGTGTTATATGGATAGGAGctcaaatatattataaatgtcGGTTCTTGACCAGAATTGAGGATATAGATATTGACACGGGGAGAAGAGAGGCCGATGATATTATTTGGGAAGATGAACCACCAAAGACTTTATGGGACAAATTTTGGATTATTTTTGCTTAA
- the TAM41 gene encoding putative phosphatidate cytidylyltransferase (similar to Saccharomyces cerevisiae YGR046W | TAM41 | Translocator Assembly and Maintenance) yields the protein MFNRTFRSTIGSRIICSFSYRTSNATRFHSTSTTPKTKIQEILNTTITDINKINTSINNKYINDTTAKLEYLERGIKKADELTAQFTDYTYKFTKLPANFGNNQFIKINKELNKSLESIISHFDAPIAYAFGYGSGVFKQSGYTKNDKPQIDLIFGVNHPSHWHSLNMRQNPNHYSSLKYFGSEFISKFQDIGAGIYFNPFVELNGQQIKYGVVSITRLLKDLATWDSFYLAGRLQKPVKVLKNDLRVQYWNQFNLKAAATVSRNITLLKNNGKFDEFEFYKNITSLSYLGDVRYKLGGEHPNKISNIVEKNFENFQYYYSPIVKDILQNQSYYLPKGFTNENVLEKLEEKISSTSLTQAAKGILTAGLMKSVKYAWAKKLKAMKN from the coding sequence ATGTTTAATAGAACTTTCAGAAGTACCATCGGCTCAAGAATCATCTGTTCATTTAGCTACAGAACATCAAATGCTACAAGATTTCATTCAACATCTACAACTCCCAAAACTAAAATCCAAGAAATACTTAATACAACTATCACAgacattaataaaattaacacttcaataaataataaatatataaatgataCCACCGCAAAATTAGAGTATTTAGAGAGGGGAATCAAAAAAGCTGATGAACTCACTGCCCAATTCACCGACTATACATACAAATTTACTAAATTACCAGCAAATTTTGGTAATAaccaatttattaaaataaacaaagaattaaataaaagtttggAATCTATTATCAGCCACTTCGATGCTCCAATAGCTTATGCTTTTGGATATGGTTCGGGCGTTTTCAAACAATCAGGTTATACTAAGAACGATAAACCACAAATAGATTTGATTTTTGGTGTTAATCATCCCAGTCATTGGCATTCTTTAAACATGAGACAGAATCCAAATCATTACTCAAgtttgaaatattttggtTCCGAATTTATCAGCAAATTCCAAGATATTGGTGCtggtatatattttaatccTTTTGTTGAACTTAATGGACagcaaataaaatacgGTGTTGTTTCTATAACTAGATTACTAAAGGATTTAGCCACTTGGGattcattttatttggCGGGTAGGTTACAAAAACCCGTCAAAGTTCTAAAAAACGACCTAAGAGTACAGTACTGGAATCAATTTAATTTGAAAGCTGCTGCCACTGTTTCTAGAAATATAACTTTACTTAAAAACAACGGAAAGTTTGATGAGTTTgagttttataaaaatatcactAGTTTAAGTTATTTAGGTGATGTAAGATACAAGTTGGGTGGTGAACATCCGAATAAAATTTCTAACATAGTCgagaaaaattttgaaaatttccaatattattattctccTATAGTGaaagatattttacaaaatcaaagttattatttacCAAAGGGGTTCACCAATGAAAATGTCCTTGAAAAGCTAGAAGAGAAAATAAGTTCCACAAGCCTAACTCAAGCTGCCAAGGGTATACTCACTGCTGGACTAATGAAATCCGTCAAATACGCATGGGCAAAGAAATTAAAGGCcatgaaaaattaa